The Rhizobium sp. WSM4643 genome contains the following window.
GATATCGAAACTATTACGTTGTGGCGTCCGGTCGGGCCCGAGGAACTGGCGCTTATTCGCGATCTCGACATGCGCGGATTTCCGCCACGCTAGCCGGATCAGCCGATCTTCTATCCCGTGCTGTCGGAGGATTATGCGGTCAAGATCGCGCGCGACTGGAATGTGCCGAGGAGCGGGTCAGGCTCCGTGACGAAGTTTGCCGTGAGAAAAGATTACCTCGACGGCCATGCGGTTCAGGAAGCGGGCGGCCGGGCGCATCTCGAATATTGGATACCTGCAGAGGAGATGGACCGCTTCAACGCTGCGATCGTCGGAACCATTGAGGTCACGAAGACCTTCCCGTAACCGGCGTCCCGCCGGTGTCGTCCTGACGGGACGGTTCGCTCGAATGGCTGCCCCTCACCCTAACCTACCAGGGTCGAGCCACTCGTCTCGACCCGTCCTTCGGACCCCCGTAAAAACGGGGCGAGGGGACGTGCCCTGCGAGAGGTTGGTGGGGAACGGAGAGGTCGCGGCATATCCCCTTCTCCCCGCGCGCGCTAGGGCATATACATAAGTCGGTGCGACGGATTGACTCGGTTTGCGGGGGGCGGATTCCTTTACTGCGGGCCGTATGATTGTTTTGGCGACGTTTTGATTTGGGAGCGTCGCCGATGGATGTAGGGCATGATTTTTCGTTGGGCCGGTTTGGAGATCGTCGTCTCGATAAAGGGGGGCGGTGCTGCTCCGTCGCATTGTGCTGCGCGAGACGGTTTGCCTTCGCCAGTTGGCCGAGGGCAACCATTCGCAGGAGATCCGGTTCGGGCGTTTTCTCAACAACAGTGCGGTGAGCGTGGAAGAGATCATTGCCGGCTGGAGCCAGGAGACCCGGTCTGCGGTTGAGGGTCGCCACGTGCTGGCGCTGCAGGACACCAGCGAGATCAAGTTTGCGACGACGCCGGACAGCCGGCGGGAATTGGGCAAGATCAAAAAAGGCAATTGCTTTGGCCTTTTGCTGCATCCGATGCTGGCGCTCGATGCCGACACCGGCAGCTGCCTTGGCCTGGTGGGCGGCCGGGTCTGGACGCGGGGTAGCAAAGAGCTTACGCCGCATGCCGAGCGGCCGTTGAACGAAAAGGAATCGCGGCGCTGGGTGGAGACGGCAGAGGCGGCCAAACTGGTGCTTTCGCGTGCGGCCCGGGTCACGGCGATCGCCGACCGGGAGGGTGACTTCTTCATCATGTGGGCGCGCCTGCCCGATCGGCGCTTCGATCTTTTGTCGCGCGTCATGCATGACCATGCGCTCATCGACGGTTCCAAACTGCGCCGCGCGGTCGAAACGGTGGCGTTTTGCGATACTCAGACGATTGATCTGCGCGAGCGCGCCGACCGTCCGGCGCGGCAGGCGACGGTGTGCCTGCGCTTCGGCGAAGCGACGATCCGGCGGCCGCAAAACCTGCGCGAGGCCGGCCTGCCCGATGGCGTCAGGCTGAGCTGGGTCGAGATCGTTGAACCGGCCGCCCCCGACGGTGTCGAGCCCTTGCACTGGCTGCTCCTGACCACCCATTGGCTCAGCAGCCCGGCCGATGCCTGGCAGATCGTCGCCTGGTACAAGCAGCGCTGGATGATCGAGCAGTTCTTTCGGGTGATGAAGAACCAAGGCTTCAAGATCGAGGACAGCC
Protein-coding sequences here:
- a CDS encoding IS4 family transposase — its product is MLLRRIVLRETVCLRQLAEGNHSQEIRFGRFLNNSAVSVEEIIAGWSQETRSAVEGRHVLALQDTSEIKFATTPDSRRELGKIKKGNCFGLLLHPMLALDADTGSCLGLVGGRVWTRGSKELTPHAERPLNEKESRRWVETAEAAKLVLSRAARVTAIADREGDFFIMWARLPDRRFDLLSRVMHDHALIDGSKLRRAVETVAFCDTQTIDLRERADRPARQATVCLRFGEATIRRPQNLREAGLPDGVRLSWVEIVEPAAPDGVEPLHWLLLTTHWLSSPADAWQIVAWYKQRWMIEQFFRVMKNQGFKIEDSQLHLAARLEKLVAIAAKAAAIVLQLVQARSGGDHQPASLTFTAAEIDTLAALESRFKGTTKLQSNPHSKASLAWAAWIIAKLGGWNGYASAKPPGPITFFNGLKYFRAVADGWALRDMYMP